Part of the Henckelia pumila isolate YLH828 chromosome 2, ASM3356847v2, whole genome shotgun sequence genome is shown below.
ACACGCTCATGTAATATATTagattaaaatttgttttttagataaataaaaattaaaacacgAATGCCCGATAGTAATTATGATGTAATTTTTGATATActaataaaatatcaaattagaaaaatacttaattttcatataataaatattatcacacaaacatatttcaataaaaatattgtaTCTTCTCATTTtcccaaaagaaaaaaaaaattgcatctTCTCTATAACAATCATTTCCCATGTTTTTAAAAATCTttgtttatataattattatatcaACGATAACATACTAAACTATTATAAAATCGTTTCTAAAAGAATAATGATTTGGAGAGTCTCCAAATATGAATATTTATCCGTTTCTCGTCGCTTTCGTTTTTCCCACCTTTCCTAAAACAGTCTCATTTCCCTCTATTTAAACTTCCTTCTTTGCCTGCTTCCTTTCGCCATCACCCCAACCAATTTCAGAAGAATTTACGGCATGTTCATTTCACGTTTTGGAACATAATCTGGTACCTTTTTTTTCTGGGTTCTCATCCCATTTCAGTATATTTTTTCTACAGAGTTACGTTTTTGTAAATGCACACGGAACATCAACGTTTCGATTATTTAGGTGTTATGATTTATCTTCTTGTTGGGTTTTGGATGTAAAATTACCCACATTGATGTGTTTATGCATTTTGGAAATTCCTGGGTTTAGTTTGAAGCATGTGGTGCAGATTTATTAGATTCACTTCTGAATGAAGAACCCTCTTTTACGTGATCGTTCTTCCTTTTTCGATGCGATTTGtgggggtttttttttttttttttgggcactTGGTTTGGGgtgataatatatttattttgtgaaatcgaagttttttgttttttctgaatatttgttttcatttgtttttttttaattttaaaaaaacactctTGCTTTCTTGCTCTTGAGTTCAAGAGAAAAGTACCTTAAAAAAATAGTTAGATCATATTGATCTTTCCTGGTTATTATTGACAGATGCTTATGGCTTGTTATTGTCTCAtttttatgaaatatatataatttggtaGGAACGGAATCCAGACTTTGGTTTTTAGTGGTCGAAAACCATATGATGTATGTATTTTGcgaatccattttttttttaaactcacttttaaaagaaaagtcccttaaaaaattattagaatATATTGATCTTTTCTGGTTGTTGTTAGACAGATGCTAATGGCTTGCCATTGTTTCATTTATATGCAACCCAGACTATGGTTTTTAGTGATAGAAAACCATATCATGTatgaaataatttgaaattcaaaactcgggggataaaatttaatgatttttttagaTAAATTACGCATGAAAAACATTTTGGTGTTATTTTTACGAGACAGTAAACGAATGGGCGGTTAATGctgttgttttattttttgtttatatttcgTGATTTACCTACGATttctttatttttagttttcagttttcagttccattaaattaaattgaaatGGAGAATCAAGATTGCTACCATAAAGCTACAGAGTCAAAATATGAATGCGTTCTATTTGGTGAGTTTTTCTGGGGGTGAAACATGAAATGGTTCATATTTCTTTTGCAGAAATGGGGGAATAAATATTCAAGGGttatattagaatttcaatttTTCTTGTGACATTTGCAGATGTTGATGATACTCTTTATCCCCTGAGTTCTGGTATATCTGTTGAATGCACCAAGAACATCATAGGTAATGTGTTGATaatgtttttttatataatttgtgTACGTGGTGCgatttcattttattatttgttcATTGACTTCTCATTTGATGTTTTGATTCAGAGTACATGATCAATAAGCTTCAGATAGAGGAGCATAAAGCTCCAGAAATGTGTGCTGTATTGTACAAGGATTATGGAACAACTATGGCCGGTCTTAGGGTATgtattcttgaaatttttcaataaatgcCACATTTGACTATGGAGGGGATTGAAGAGAAGCGATTTACTATGGAATCAGAACTAATAAGTTATAACTTGATAAGTTAAAAGTCGTTTATTTCTTTCAGGCTGTTGGATATGATTTTGATTATGATGATTATCACAGGTACTTGACACTGCTCCTTTTAAATCTTCCTTCGTTTTGTTGATAGCTTCTTTTTTGTTAAGAAATGTACAGAAGAAGTGTTTGTCACCGCACTCTCCTTTATAGCAAAATCATTATCAAAGTTTAACGTTTTCAATGGATATCttgctaaaaaaataaaatcagaaACTGAAATGATATGCCACGTTTCTTTACTATATTCTTACAAGCATTTCCATTTCATTTCCTTTGAGATGAAACAAGTGTGTAAACGTATTCCTCGCTGTTTTTCATAACGGAATCAAAGAAATTGTACTTGTCAAACTTTGTCTGTGTGGAAAATTGTTTAAGACACCGTATTCTTATGTTCAGCTTTGTGCATGGGAGATTACCTTATGAATGGCTAAAGCCTGATCACACATTAAGGAGTCTTCTGCATAGCTTACCGATAAGAAAAGTTGTAAGTTCCTTTCTTTTAAATGTAGAAGTGAATACATTCAATTTAAGTGTCTGGCATTTGACAATTTCACTTCATACAGATATTTTCAAACGGAAATGACGCTCATGTTGCTCAAATTCTTAGCCGGCTAGGAATAGAGGATTGCTTTGATGATATTATATGTTTTGAGATCTTGAATCCTACTCACAAGGATGTAGTAGCTGACGATGATTTTGATGGTGAGTTGAAAAGATTGAAGAACATTTTGCAGTTTGTATGGTTTTGTGCTTATATTTGACTGCTTGATTCTCTCTTTGTTCTAGGACTTCCAAAGTCCCCAATTGTGTGCAAGCCATTTGAAAATGCCTTTGAACAAGCTTTTAAGGTTGCAGATATTAATCCTCACAAAACGGTAGGAGATAAAGCATGCTATATTCCTAGTTTTTTCGTGGCATCTCATGCTGACTGATACATCCCATTTCCATACTTTTACAATATAGCTTTAACAACATTTAGATCCTTCATAGGAAATACATCGTAAAAC
Proteins encoded:
- the LOC140878781 gene encoding uncharacterized protein C24B11.05-like; its protein translation is MENQDCYHKATESKYECVLFDVDDTLYPLSSGISVECTKNIIEYMINKLQIEEHKAPEMCAVLYKDYGTTMAGLRAVGYDFDYDDYHSFVHGRLPYEWLKPDHTLRSLLHSLPIRKVIFSNGNDAHVAQILSRLGIEDCFDDIICFEILNPTHKDVVADDDFDGLPKSPIVCKPFENAFEQAFKVADINPHKTLFFDDSIRNLQTANALGLQTVLVGKSLRTKGVDYALKSIHNMKEALPELWEAGEKIDTLHSEKASLETCVRA